DNA sequence from the Cupriavidus oxalaticus genome:
GCGCCATCACTCCCGCGGCTCCCGCGCCGCGCCGGCGGTCTTCGCGGATCATGTCGCTGGCGCGTTCGGCAATCATGATGGTTGGCGAATTGGTATTGCCCGAGGTGATCAGCGGCATCACCGAGGCATCGACCACACGCAGTCCCTCGATGCCGAACACCCGCAGCCGGTTGTCGACCACCGCCATGCCGTCGTCGCCGCGCCCCATCTTGCAGGTGCCGACGGGATGGAAGATGGTGGTGCCGATGCTGCCGGCGGCTTCGGCCAGCTCTTCGTCGGTCTGGAACGCGGCACCCGGCAGGTATTCCTCGGGCTGGTACGGCGCCAGCGCCGGCGATGCCACGATGCGGCGTGTCAGGCGCAGCGAATCGGCGGCGACACGCCGGTCTTCGTCGGTCGACAGGTAGTTGGGCGCGATCACCGGCGCGTCGCGGAAATCGGCGCTGCGCGCATGCACGCTGCCGCGCGACGTCGGCCGCAGGTTGCAGGCGCTGGCGGTGAAGGCATTGAATGCGTGCAGCGGATCGCCGAACTTGTCGAGCGACAGCGGCTGCACGTGGTACTCCACGTTGGGCCGCGCCTGCGACGGATCCGAGCGCGCGAATGCGCCCAGTTGCGACGGCGCCATGCTCATCGGCCCGCTCTGGTTGAAGGCGTACTCGACACCGATGCACAGCTTGCCCCACAGGCTGGAGGCCCGCGTGTTGAGCGTACGCACGCCGTTGACCTTGACCACGGTGCGCAGCTGCAGGTGGTCCTGCAGGTTTTCGCCCACGCCGGGCAGGGCGTGGCGTACGTCAATGCCGAGTCCGCGCAGCCGTTCCGGCTGGCCGATGCCGGACAGCTCCAGCAGCTGCGGCGTATTGACCGCACCGGCAGAGAGGATGACTTCATGCCGCGCTGCCGCGGCATGCGGCTGCCCGCCGCCAATATATTTCACGCCAGTGCAGCGGCGCCCATCGAAGGTGAGCGCGCTGACTTGCGCGCCGGTGACGATGGTCAGGTTCGGGCGCTCCGACGCGCGCCGCAGGAAGGCCTTGGCGGTGTTCCAGCGGATGCCGCGGCGCTGGTTCACTTCAAAGTAGCCGACGCCGAAGTTGTCGCCCTGGTTGAAGTCCTCGGTACGCGGGATGCCGGCCTGTTCCGCCGCATCGGCAAAGCGCTCGAGGATGTCCCAGCGCAGCCGCTGCGCTTCGACGCGCCACTCGCCATGGGCGCCATGGAATTCGCTCGGGCCGCGGTGGTGGTCTTCGCAGCGTTTGAACAGCGGGAGCACGTTGTCCCATTTCCAGCCGTCGTCACCGGACAGGCGGGCCCAGTCGTCATAGTCTTCGCGCTGGCCGCGCATGTAGATCATGCCGTTGATCGAAGAACATCCGCCCAGCACGCGGCCGCGGGGATAGCCCAGCGAGCGGCCGTTCAGGCCGGCTTCGGCTTCGGTGCGGTAGAGCCAGTCCGTGCGGGGGTTGCCGATGCAGTACAGGTAGCCTACCGGGATGTGGATCCAGTGGTAGTCATCTTTGCCGCCGGCTTCCAGCAGCAGGACGTTGATGTCCGGGTCCTGGGTCAGGCGGTTTGCCAGGACACAGCCGGCTGAGCCGGCGCCAACGATGATGTAGTCGAATGTATCCATGGCTTTCTTGTGGTTGGGATGCGTGCTTTGTGGCCGCAGCAAAAACACAAAGCAATCAAGACCTTACTTGGCCACCG
Encoded proteins:
- a CDS encoding GMC family oxidoreductase → MDTFDYIIVGAGSAGCVLANRLTQDPDINVLLLEAGGKDDYHWIHIPVGYLYCIGNPRTDWLYRTEAEAGLNGRSLGYPRGRVLGGCSSINGMIYMRGQREDYDDWARLSGDDGWKWDNVLPLFKRCEDHHRGPSEFHGAHGEWRVEAQRLRWDILERFADAAEQAGIPRTEDFNQGDNFGVGYFEVNQRRGIRWNTAKAFLRRASERPNLTIVTGAQVSALTFDGRRCTGVKYIGGGQPHAAAARHEVILSAGAVNTPQLLELSGIGQPERLRGLGIDVRHALPGVGENLQDHLQLRTVVKVNGVRTLNTRASSLWGKLCIGVEYAFNQSGPMSMAPSQLGAFARSDPSQARPNVEYHVQPLSLDKFGDPLHAFNAFTASACNLRPTSRGSVHARSADFRDAPVIAPNYLSTDEDRRVAADSLRLTRRIVASPALAPYQPEEYLPGAAFQTDEELAEAAGSIGTTIFHPVGTCKMGRGDDGMAVVDNRLRVFGIEGLRVVDASVMPLITSGNTNSPTIMIAERASDMIREDRRRGAGAAGVMAPAPLAAAESA